Proteins encoded within one genomic window of Neorhizobium galegae bv. orientalis str. HAMBI 540:
- a CDS encoding DUF6665 family protein produces the protein MSVRPPQSFHQPGFANTGFNLLEYELMSERAAALGRQGLKVEEALGALNAWNPERDSEVLRERLRDEAADAVWGLFIQREICGLRNNRDIIKRYAIPSEVLARVGAVRK, from the coding sequence ATGAGCGTCCGCCCTCCCCAGTCGTTCCATCAGCCAGGATTCGCCAATACCGGCTTCAACCTCCTCGAATACGAGCTGATGTCCGAGCGCGCGGCAGCGCTGGGGCGGCAGGGGCTGAAGGTGGAGGAAGCGCTCGGAGCGTTGAATGCCTGGAACCCGGAACGCGACAGCGAGGTGCTGCGAGAGAGGCTTCGCGACGAAGCGGCGGATGCCGTCTGGGGGCTGTTCATCCAGCGCGAAATCTGCGGTCTTCGGAACAATCGCGACATCATCAAGCGGTATGCGATCCCGAGCGAGGTGCTTGCGAGGGTGGGGGCGGTCCGCAAGTGA
- a CDS encoding HlyD family secretion protein: MSKIFRFIATYVALAIGAAGIVVVLYAWNLPPFHGTIETTNDAYVRGQVTILSPQLAGYLTEVPVQDYQRVSRGDLIARIDDRIYAQKLEQAKAALATAEASLSNSEQSRKSAEAKIQSAKAAVESANAAFDAARTTYDRTQSLLEKNIATQSEAEKNRAAFNQAQAAVHQAEAAELVTEQDLNTIVVSRKSLEANVESAKAAVKLAEIDLANTRITAPQDGTLGEVAGRIGQYVSIGTQIGSVVPTKVWVVANFKETQLGGMTAGQKVTFTVDALGYEKFTGRIERFAPATGSEFSVIKADNATGNFTKVAQRIPVRIAIEPRQKLTDRLVPGMSAVASVDLAQDGGAVAEAKLD, encoded by the coding sequence ATGTCCAAGATCTTCCGCTTCATCGCCACCTATGTGGCACTTGCCATCGGCGCCGCCGGCATCGTCGTGGTGCTTTATGCCTGGAACCTGCCGCCCTTCCACGGCACGATCGAGACGACCAACGACGCCTATGTGCGCGGCCAGGTGACCATCCTCAGCCCGCAGCTTGCCGGTTACCTCACCGAAGTGCCGGTGCAGGACTACCAGCGGGTCAGCCGAGGCGACCTGATCGCCAGGATCGACGACCGCATCTACGCCCAGAAGCTGGAACAGGCCAAAGCGGCGCTCGCAACAGCAGAAGCTTCGCTCTCCAATTCCGAACAGAGCCGCAAGTCGGCCGAAGCCAAGATCCAGTCCGCCAAGGCCGCCGTGGAAAGCGCCAACGCCGCCTTCGATGCCGCAAGAACCACCTACGACCGCACCCAGAGCCTGCTCGAAAAGAACATCGCCACCCAGAGCGAGGCCGAAAAGAACCGCGCCGCCTTCAACCAGGCGCAGGCCGCCGTCCACCAGGCCGAAGCCGCCGAACTCGTCACCGAGCAGGACCTCAACACAATCGTCGTCAGCCGCAAGTCGCTGGAGGCTAACGTCGAAAGCGCCAAGGCGGCGGTGAAGCTTGCCGAGATCGACCTTGCCAATACCCGCATCACCGCCCCGCAGGACGGTACGCTCGGCGAGGTCGCCGGTCGCATCGGCCAGTATGTCTCGATCGGCACCCAGATCGGCTCAGTCGTGCCTACCAAAGTCTGGGTGGTCGCCAATTTCAAGGAAACTCAGCTCGGCGGCATGACTGCCGGCCAGAAGGTGACCTTCACCGTCGATGCCCTGGGGTATGAAAAATTTACCGGCCGGATCGAGCGTTTCGCGCCGGCCACGGGTTCGGAATTCTCGGTCATCAAGGCCGACAACGCCACCGGCAACTTCACCAAGGTTGCCCAGCGCATCCCGGTCCGGATCGCCATTGAGCCGCGACAGAAACTCACCGACAGGCTCGTCCCTGGCATGTCGGCGGTCGCAAGCGTAGACCTCGCCCAAGATGGCGGGGCGGTGGCCGAGGCCAAGCTCGACTGA
- a CDS encoding efflux MFS transporter permease: MSSRETAARQEDATIIRPDFRRNAEPAETVAAIESAPEPAASSPAPAFVPKSCMMVAAYMLAGTLIALTQGLGMSFISTNLQQIAGPMDLTQTEATWLMAAYLFPNASLTLLLFKVRAQYGLRNFAEVAIVVYVLVCLAHFWTDSYESALALRFFAGVAAAPMTSLGFLYILEPISPAKKMSIGLCASLTALALPSPVTGLISPYLLDIGGYHALYLVEMGLAMVSLGLVYVLPLASPPRAKVISSLDVISYVFLAIGLGCFAVVFTVGRLYWWTAVDWLAWMIIAGIAASAIFAAIELNRKNHLVDIRWLTSREILHFTGALMVSRLVFSEQTSGAINFLRNAGMLNEQMAGLYWVILAGAVASGVVCAMIMKPGRASAIHAVSLLLVAVGSYMDSQSTILTRPEQMYLSQFLVSFASGLFLPPALMIGMGAAMKRGPSYILSFIVVFLATQKVGGYLGSALYGTFVQWREQFHSFRLVSELASTDPLVATRLIQLGGAYGKVLTDPNQQVVQGAALLARQVQQQAYALAYNDSFLLTAWASLAALAFLLLHLAWRNYHRLLPIKTPTPAAA; encoded by the coding sequence ATGTCCTCGCGTGAGACAGCAGCAAGGCAGGAAGACGCGACCATCATACGGCCGGATTTCCGCAGAAACGCGGAGCCGGCCGAAACCGTTGCGGCTATCGAATCGGCGCCGGAGCCCGCCGCCTCTTCGCCTGCGCCCGCGTTCGTGCCCAAATCCTGCATGATGGTTGCCGCCTATATGCTGGCCGGCACGCTGATCGCCCTGACGCAGGGACTCGGCATGAGCTTCATCTCCACCAACCTGCAGCAGATCGCCGGCCCGATGGATCTGACCCAGACCGAAGCCACCTGGCTGATGGCGGCCTATCTCTTCCCGAATGCCAGCCTGACGCTGCTGCTCTTCAAAGTGCGGGCCCAATACGGCCTCCGGAACTTCGCCGAGGTGGCGATCGTCGTCTATGTGCTCGTCTGCCTGGCGCATTTCTGGACGGACAGTTACGAGAGCGCGCTGGCACTGCGTTTCTTTGCAGGCGTCGCCGCGGCGCCGATGACCTCGCTTGGTTTCCTCTATATTCTCGAGCCGATCTCCCCGGCAAAGAAGATGAGCATAGGCCTCTGCGCCTCGCTGACGGCGCTGGCCCTCCCCTCGCCGGTGACCGGCCTCATCTCGCCGTATCTCCTGGATATCGGCGGCTACCATGCGCTCTATCTCGTCGAGATGGGGCTCGCCATGGTCTCGCTCGGCCTCGTTTACGTGCTGCCGCTCGCCTCGCCGCCGCGTGCGAAAGTGATCAGCAGCCTCGATGTCATCAGCTACGTCTTCCTCGCCATCGGGCTCGGCTGTTTTGCCGTAGTGTTCACCGTTGGCCGGCTCTATTGGTGGACGGCGGTCGACTGGCTCGCCTGGATGATCATCGCCGGCATCGCCGCCTCCGCGATCTTTGCGGCGATCGAGCTCAACCGGAAGAACCATCTGGTCGATATCCGCTGGCTCACCTCCCGAGAGATCCTGCATTTCACCGGCGCTCTGATGGTGTCTCGCCTCGTGTTTTCCGAACAGACCAGCGGCGCGATCAATTTTCTGCGCAATGCCGGCATGCTGAACGAGCAGATGGCCGGGCTCTACTGGGTCATCCTCGCCGGTGCCGTCGCTTCAGGCGTCGTCTGCGCCATGATCATGAAGCCCGGCCGCGCCTCGGCGATCCACGCCGTCTCGCTGCTGCTGGTGGCGGTCGGCAGCTACATGGATAGCCAGTCGACCATCCTCACCCGGCCGGAACAAATGTATCTCAGCCAGTTCCTGGTGAGCTTCGCGAGCGGCCTCTTCCTGCCGCCAGCGTTGATGATCGGCATGGGCGCTGCGATGAAACGCGGCCCGAGCTACATCCTCTCCTTCATCGTCGTTTTCCTCGCCACCCAAAAGGTCGGCGGTTATCTGGGCAGCGCCCTCTACGGCACCTTCGTGCAGTGGCGCGAGCAGTTCCATTCCTTCCGGCTGGTCTCCGAGCTCGCCTCGACCGATCCGCTCGTGGCAACCCGGCTGATTCAGCTCGGCGGCGCCTATGGCAAGGTGCTGACAGACCCCAACCAGCAGGTGGTGCAAGGCGCCGCCCTCCTCGCCAGGCAGGTGCAGCAGCAGGCCTATGCGCTCGCCTACAACGACTCCTTTCTGCTGACCGCTTGGGCCTCGCTCGCAGCGCTTGCCTTCCTTCTCCTTCACCTCGCCTGGCGCAACTACCACCGGCTTTTGCCAATCAAGACCCCGACGCCCGCCGCTGCCTGA
- a CDS encoding MarR family winged helix-turn-helix transcriptional regulator, which yields MKPDPIASEFFEALTKVSRKIRTAFNQQVTAHGLTYPRARALFRLAKKQNMNQSELACELELEQATMVRLLDRMEENGLIERRPDPNDRRVKLLFLTAHGQEQADLVRSIGDRMREQIFQNIDADQMQIAMTLFDRISANIGELEDIDVLA from the coding sequence ATGAAACCTGATCCGATCGCATCCGAATTCTTCGAAGCGTTGACCAAGGTCAGCCGCAAGATCCGTACTGCCTTCAACCAGCAGGTGACGGCGCATGGGCTGACCTATCCCCGCGCCCGCGCCCTGTTCCGCCTCGCCAAGAAGCAGAACATGAACCAGAGCGAGCTGGCCTGCGAGCTGGAGCTCGAACAGGCCACCATGGTGCGCCTTCTGGATCGTATGGAAGAAAACGGCCTGATCGAACGCCGGCCGGATCCGAACGACCGCCGCGTCAAGCTTCTGTTCCTGACGGCTCATGGCCAGGAACAGGCAGACCTCGTCCGCTCGATCGGCGACCGTATGCGCGAGCAGATCTTTCAGAATATCGACGCCGACCAAATGCAGATCGCTATGACGCTGTTCGACCGGATCTCGGCCAATATCGGCGAGCTGGAGGATATCGATGTCCTCGCGTGA
- a CDS encoding DHA2 family efflux MFS transporter permease subunit, translating into MDTRKTVPLIVASALIMQQIDSTAIATALPTIADALGEPPLALHSTITVYVLSLGVFLPLSGWLADRFGARRVFCSAIALFTLASLLCAASTSLTMLIAARALQGFGGALMLPTARLILVRSVPREELVSAMVLMSMPAVVGPAIGPLLGGFITGVSSWHWIFWINLPVGIVAIILTLALIEKIPPTERTSFDFPGFVLTGAGIGAVIFGFDSFARGMNSSALVLAVVGFSMLGLYIRHARNTPNAILDLKLFRYPTFRSSVTGGSLFRISMGALPFMLPLLMQEVFRYTPLQSGAITFVSTIGAFGMRTMTRRILRRFGFRNVLLWNALIASVSMALLATFTPATAPAIMVAIILLGGFFRALQFTSLNTLTFAEAEDSEMSHATSLSQMAQRIAQSTGVAMSAMLLHYFSGGSGTLTNFAFAMSFVIIAIISASSCFSFFRLSETAGDVLSGRNKKMKEEPIVAEQADAAE; encoded by the coding sequence TTGGATACCCGCAAGACCGTGCCGCTGATCGTCGCATCGGCCCTCATCATGCAGCAGATCGATTCGACGGCGATCGCCACGGCTCTGCCGACGATTGCCGACGCGCTCGGCGAACCGCCGCTGGCGCTGCATTCGACGATCACCGTCTACGTGCTGTCGCTCGGCGTGTTCCTGCCCTTGAGCGGCTGGCTTGCCGATCGTTTCGGCGCCCGGCGGGTGTTCTGCTCGGCGATCGCGCTGTTCACCCTCGCCTCGCTGCTCTGCGCCGCTTCGACCAGCCTCACCATGCTGATCGCCGCCCGCGCCCTGCAGGGTTTCGGCGGTGCGCTGATGCTGCCGACGGCGCGGCTGATCCTGGTGCGTTCGGTACCGCGCGAGGAACTGGTGTCCGCCATGGTGCTGATGAGCATGCCGGCGGTGGTCGGCCCGGCGATCGGGCCGCTGCTCGGCGGCTTCATCACCGGCGTCAGCTCATGGCACTGGATCTTCTGGATCAACCTGCCGGTCGGCATCGTTGCGATCATCCTGACGCTCGCGCTGATCGAGAAGATCCCGCCAACCGAACGCACCTCCTTCGATTTTCCGGGCTTCGTCCTCACCGGCGCCGGCATCGGCGCGGTCATCTTCGGCTTCGATTCCTTCGCCCGCGGCATGAATTCGAGTGCGCTGGTCCTGGCAGTGGTCGGCTTCTCGATGCTCGGCCTTTACATCCGCCATGCGCGCAACACGCCGAACGCGATCCTCGACCTGAAACTCTTCCGGTATCCGACATTCCGCTCCAGCGTCACCGGCGGTTCGCTGTTCAGGATCAGCATGGGCGCCCTGCCGTTCATGCTGCCGCTGCTGATGCAGGAGGTTTTCCGCTACACGCCGCTGCAATCCGGCGCGATCACCTTCGTGTCGACGATCGGCGCCTTCGGCATGCGAACCATGACGAGACGTATCCTGCGCCGTTTCGGCTTCCGTAACGTGCTCTTGTGGAACGCGCTGATCGCCAGCGTGTCGATGGCGCTGCTGGCCACTTTCACGCCCGCCACGGCACCGGCCATCATGGTCGCCATCATCCTGCTCGGCGGCTTTTTCAGGGCCTTGCAGTTCACATCGCTGAACACGCTGACATTTGCAGAGGCGGAAGATTCCGAGATGAGCCACGCGACGTCCCTGTCGCAGATGGCGCAACGCATCGCCCAGAGTACCGGCGTCGCGATGTCGGCCATGCTCTTGCATTATTTTTCCGGCGGCTCCGGGACGCTCACCAATTTCGCCTTCGCGATGTCCTTCGTCATCATCGCGATCATTTCCGCATCTTCATGCTTCTCGTTCTTCCGCCTGTCCGAGACGGCCGGCGACGTGCTTTCGGGCCGGAACAAGAAGATGAAGGAAGAACCGATCGTCGCCGAACAGGCCGACGCGGCGGAGTAA
- a CDS encoding IclR family transcriptional regulator — MKTTRDMGAQDEDQQKGRLSSVSMAIRILKAFEGDDAEIGVTELARRLGIAKSTVHRLVVTLMAEDFLEQNRETGRYRLGLELFGLGSLVRNRMDLSTEARTLLMDLRSETDETVLLGVPAGPEIMYVRVQPSRQAVRISAEIGMRAPYHSTAAGRAILAFQPESRIAALVGAPLPLRTPKTVTDPDKLRKLLGNIRRLGYAVEDEENELGMRAIAAPIHDAQSDVVGAVAIAGPVQRLALKNLNGFAEALLVAARAISARLGHRGSRGAGDF, encoded by the coding sequence ATGAAGACCACGAGGGACATGGGCGCGCAGGACGAGGACCAGCAAAAGGGCCGCCTCTCTTCGGTCTCGATGGCGATCCGCATCCTCAAGGCCTTCGAGGGCGACGATGCGGAGATCGGCGTCACCGAACTCGCCCGCCGTCTCGGCATTGCCAAGAGCACCGTCCATCGCCTGGTGGTGACGCTGATGGCCGAAGATTTTCTCGAACAGAATCGCGAGACCGGTCGCTACCGGCTAGGGCTCGAGCTTTTCGGGCTCGGTTCGCTGGTGCGCAACCGCATGGACCTTTCCACCGAAGCGCGCACGCTGTTGATGGACCTGCGCAGCGAGACCGACGAGACGGTGCTGCTCGGCGTGCCGGCCGGGCCGGAGATCATGTATGTCCGCGTCCAGCCTTCCCGGCAGGCGGTGCGCATCAGCGCCGAGATCGGCATGCGCGCGCCTTATCATTCGACGGCGGCCGGCCGCGCAATTCTCGCCTTCCAGCCGGAAAGCCGCATTGCTGCCCTTGTCGGGGCGCCCCTGCCGCTCCGAACCCCGAAAACCGTCACCGATCCCGACAAGCTGCGGAAACTGCTCGGCAATATTCGTCGCCTCGGTTACGCGGTGGAAGACGAGGAGAACGAACTCGGCATGCGCGCCATCGCCGCACCCATCCATGACGCCCAGTCGGACGTGGTCGGCGCCGTCGCGATCGCCGGTCCCGTTCAGCGCCTGGCGCTGAAAAATTTGAACGGTTTTGCCGAAGCGTTGCTCGTCGCGGCACGGGCGATTTCCGCTCGCCTCGGGCATCGCGGCTCGCGCGGAGCCGGCGATTTCTGA